GCCTGGTCATCGATGAACAGCGTATCGATCACGGGCCGGAGTGGCGGGCGTACGACGACGAGGAGCGCGAGCGAACGGGTGCTCCACTCACTGCGGCCCGCCACGATCGCGGCCTGTCGACGGAAATCGGTCGCGGCACCGATGCCAACGGGAACGAGATCTCTGGGCAGAAGCGACGGCGACTCGCACGGATGCGCCGTGAGCAGACCCGGGGCCGCTGGCGGTCGAAAGCGGAACGGAATCTCGCCCACGGCCTGGGCGAAGTGCGTCGGTTGACGAGTGCCCTCGAGCTCTCCGATTCGGTTCGCGACCAGGCGTGTCAGCTCTTCCGGAGCGCCCAGAACGAGGATCTGCTTCGTGGCAGGTCCATCGAGGCCATCGCCGCGGCCAGCGTCTACGGAGCCTGCCGGTGCAACGGCCGCTCGCGGTTAGTGGACGACGTCAGCGAGATGGCCCGCGTCGCGGAGTCACGGGTCACGAACGCGTACAAAACGCTGAACGAAGAGCTGGGCCTCCCCGCTGAGCCCGTCTCCCCCAGCATGTTCGTGCCGCGCCTCGCCTCGGACCTCGAGTGTCCGGACAGGATCCGACAGCGGGCCCGAACTCTGGCGGAGCAGGCCGAGGAGCGCGGCGTCACGACGGGCGTCCATCCGGCCGGGTTCGCAGCGGCCTGTCTCTACAAGGCCGGTCGCGAGGAGGGGCGATGGTTGATGCAATCCGAGGTTGCAGGAGCCGCGAACATCTCAACGACAACGATTCGGAACCATCGAGACACACTACAACAGCTGGACGATGAGCATAGTGTGGGTACCAAGGGCGATACAGAAAGGCGAGGAGCGTCTGCAAAAAGCAGAGGTTAGATAAGGATTGTAACAGAGGATATCGATAATGGACGAAGAACCGGAGTCAATCAGCTATTTGTCGGCTGATGATATCCGTGACATTCACGAGTTAATCGTGGAGTCAGATGCGGACACGGCAGCGGGCATCTCTTCACCAGGTGATATCGAATATACCGTCGAACATATCCAAGAAGGCCATTTCGGGCAGGTTCCCGAGTCGCTCCACGAGAAGGCATATCATCTGCTGCGACTCATTGCGGCGAATCATCCATTCGTCGATGGCAACAAGCGAACGGCGCTCATGTCGACCCGAATTTTCTACGCGCTGAATGGCCGCCGCTTTGACTACAATCGGGAGATCAAAGAGATTCTGAAGGCGCTCGCGACAGATGAGGGCAGTGTCGATGAGGACGACGTGATCGAGTATCTACGAGCGCACACAGAGCCGCTTGCCCAAGAGTACGAGGCGACCATCAACCTGTGGCTGGCACGTATTGAGGGCACAGAACAGCTACCCACGGAGCACGACACAGTCGATCAGGAATCCAACGAACCGAACGATTATGACGACGACGCCCATAGTGAGGGGTAAGGATGGCCGCTGAAAGTGAGCAGACCGAGGTTCCCGATGAGATGTCCCCCGAGGAAGCACGGCAGTATCTCATCCGGTTCCTCGGACGCCAAGACCTCGATGAGCACGAGGAAATCTACGACGAGCTCGCGACCGAGTAGGACTCTCTCTAAGCTGCGGGTTCTACGTAGTCCTACAACAGTAACGTGACATCTCTCAGAGTGAGACTGTTCCGACCCGGAGCGAAAGCTAGGTCGACGTATCGGTTTTCCCGTTCGCGCTGGACCATCGTCCACACATATGGACGTAACTGAGGACACAGTTCGAGATGTCTGCACGGACGCAGTCTTCGAACGCGGCGAACGATATCTTGCTGAGAGTCGTATCCACGAGATCCACCGCGTCGACAGCACCGTCACCGCCGTCTTGAGCGGCAGCCGTCAGTACGATGTTCGTGTTGACCTCGCCACCGACGGGTTCGCCCCGTGGTGTGATTGTCCGTACGACGGGCCGGGTGCGTGCAAGCACGTCGTCGCCGTATTGCTTCGGTGTGTCGACGACCCACCACCAGACGAAGGCGATCAACTCGACGCCGCACTCAATGGCGCCGACGCCGACGAACTCCGCGCGTTCCTGCGTGACGTACTCGCGACCGATGCGGATCTCCGCGCCCGGTTTCTCGCCCGCGTCGGCGAGCCGACGAGCCAGTCGGCTGATGAGCTTCGTGCCTCGATCGATCGGCGGTTCGAAGAGACGAACCCTAAGTACCACGTCGTTTTCGACCCCATCGACTTCACGCAGTGGTTCGATCTCGCGAACAAGTACCGCGAGCAGGGGCGGCACGCGTCGGCGGCGACCGTCTACCGGGCACTCGTCGAGTCGCTCGACGACAACATGGAGCGCGTCGACGGCGCGTACGACCACTTCTCACGTGCATTCAGTCGGGCGCTCGACGGATATGTCGACTGTGCCGCGACTGCGGTGCGCGACGCTGATGCGGTCACTGACGCCGTCGCATTCCTTGAGGAGCGGGCGACATCGGGAACACCGTTCCTCGCGGAACACTTCGAGAAGGCAGCAGTCGATCTCCGGGAAAGGGCGGATGAGTCGTCCTGCGATAGCTGTGTCGCCTTCGATGACGCCCACAAGTTCGAAGATCACGAGAATTAGTTTGTATCGCGGGCAGCCACGTCGATCATTTGTTCGCGAGCGGCTTCGACATCCGAGTAGAGTGCCAACGCGTGCTTGATGAGTCGGCGGTCTTCCAGATTCTCCTCCCAGCGCGTAATCATGTCACGGCGCTCGCGGAGCTCGGCACTTGCGAGATCGCCGTCGGCGAGCGACTGTTCGAGCTCTTCCCACGTCTCGACATCGTAGGTCGCCTGCCACTCCTCAATCTCCTCGGTGATCGCGGCCAATTCGCTGCGCAGCTCCTCGCGCGTGTTCTCCTCGATGAGCGTACGGATTTCCTCGAAGAGCAGGCGCGTGTATTCCGGCTGATAACGCGTCGTCTCGCCGGCCTCGACGCGACGCAATTGGCCCTGGTCGACGAGATCCTGGAGCTCCTAGTTGGTCGTGCTCCAGGCGGCGTCGGCCTGCTCGCTGATCCAGTTAACTGAGCGGGGTTCCCGAAGTGACTCGGTGACCGCCCGAATGCGGTCGCGGGCGCTCATCGACTTATCCCACGACTGAACGCCATCTCGCGGAGATTCGGACATGCGTGGCACCTCTTGCAATAGTGTTCGTGCCTTACTCTCATATATGATTGTACCTTCTCACATAATCGAGAGTTTGTTACGAGCATAGGCGTCCGGACATTGAAATACGAAACCGACAGAAGTGATGAGCCAACCGATGCACAACAGATATTCTGATTTTGAAGAACTGCGGCCGACCGGCGAGGCGTCCCACATTCCGGACACGAGGCTGGACGACGGGTGTGAAAGTGACCCTCGGCGGCAACGCATCGCGCCGAGTTCTGGCGGCTATCCTGATGCGACGACGGCCGCCGGTGGCGAGTGCAAGTCGTGTGGGGCGTCAGTCCCAGACGGCCAGACGAAATGCCGGTTCTGTCTCACCAACCATCTCGGGAGTGGCGCCACTAGAACGAACGAGACAGCGTCGACGACGTGCCTCGGCATCGTCCACTTGGTCGTCGAGTCGACCACGTTCTACGGCGCCGTCGCGAAGGGCGGCGCCGCGGCGAACCTCCTCTCCGCCAACGAGGCGGAGCCGGTCGTCGACGACTACACGCTCATCTACGACCTCGACGAGGCGCCGGCGCGCCAGCTGGCCGAGCAATGGCCCTCACTTCCCGACGCGGTACAGGTGTCGTCAGAGGAGGGAGAGCGGCTTCTCAGTGTCGCCCGTGACCGGACTGGGTGGCACGGGCAGGAAGCGTCGGAGCGTCAGGAGCAGGCCCCGACGCGGCTCTACGACCAGCGTGGGGACGGCATCCGCGACGCGTCGCGTCTCGACGCAGTCCTCGCCGACGCCGACGACGCGGTGCGGCTGGTTCCAGCGATAGCGCTGACCGAATCCGCCGGCGAAGCTGGGGCTGATCGGCAGGAGTCGTCGATACCGACGACGCAGGAACTCGACTGTCAAACCTGTGGACGGGCGACCGACCATCAGTTCAAGACCCACGAGTCGGTCCCGGATGAGGCGTGGACGGGACAACCGATCTGGGAGTGTCGGGTGTGTGGCTCGGCTCGCTACGGACCCAGTCTCGAGTAGCGCCAGTGCTGGGCGTTGATTAACCAACACCCTGCGAGTAGCGTCGAGGGTCGTTGGTTAAGGCAGCGAGCTCCTGCAAGCCCGACGCCAGTCTCGATGGGGTGTCTTTCCGCGCCGGCGAGTGGTGAGGCGCTTCCGATGGAGCAAGAGTTCAAACAGGGCTACCGGATGCATCGTGTACTCAGCAATCTCAACCGACTCGACGTCGACCGATTGGACGACGCGGATCGAGAGCGAGTCGAGACCGCGAGAGACCTCCTGGAAGAGGTGAGCCTTCTCACGCGGCCGGGCGACAGAGTCGGGGCGGACGCCCACGCAGACTCCTAACTGGAGTCGCCGGCCACGCCCAGGGAGGCACCTCTCGCGTCGGTTTATCGCCCCCGACAGGGGTGCGGGGGCGACCCCGTGAAGTCCAGACATGGTGACACTACAAGCTGCGACAACGTCGACTGGCGCGATCGTATCGGATCCGCAGGCAGTCCGCGAGCTCTGTGAGAGCTACTGCTTCGGGACGCTCGACTGGGAGGTGACCGAAGACGGAGAGCTCACCATCTGGGGGTACGACGACTTCGAGGTGTACGAGGCGCGGGAGAACGGCCTGACGGACTACGAAGGCGGGATCGTGACCCACGAATTCCTGCGAGAACTCGCCGACCACCTCGAAGCTGACGAAGAACTCGATATCCAGGCGGCGGGGTTCACCAAGTGCCGCTTCCCAGTCCTGGCCAAGCGGTACGTCGTTCGCGATGGCGAAGTCCTCCACGCGGACCTCAGTTCCCTCGACCCGATCGATGAGTAGCGTTGTTCGTCCCCCGAGAGGGGTGCGGGGCGATCCAGTCGCGGTCGCCCCGTGAGGTGATTGCTCGATGGGACATCGCGCACTTGTTGCGTACGAACGCACGGACGGACAGTACACGCTCCACTACAGTCATTGGGGCGCAGCGAACCTGAAGCTCAAACACCGAATCTCGGCTGAGTCGCCGTTCGGTGGCGACGACACCGACTCCAAGTGGGCGAAACAGCTCCTCGCAGAGCTTGCCGATGGCCTCGAGGCAGATGCAGTCGACGGCTACCTCGCTGACGAGGACCGACCGTCGACGGTCGTCGAGCCGAAACCCCGCGCCACCGGGCTCACCCTCGACGAGATCGTCGCTGACCATCTCGACTACCTCCACCACGAGGCGTTCTTCGTGGTGTCGACGACGTTCGAGGTGACCGCCTATCGGACGCTGTGGTTCGGGCTCCAGTACGACTCGGAGACGGTCGAACAGGGAGAGACCGTCGGGAACGGCGCGCTCGCGACGGTGCGCTGGTACGACGGTGAGCCGGTCGGCGACGGCCACCTGCAGGGCCAGTTCGCGGCCCTCAAAGACGTCGTCGGCGACATGTTCGACAAGGGCGTCTTCACGCCGTCGACGGCGAGGCAGTATCTGAAACGGAAGCTCGCTGAGCGGGTCGGGGACCGACAGGAGCTGCTCATTCCAACCGGAGAGTCACCCTTCGAGAAGGCGAGCCTGAACCACTCCTAGTTGGCTCTGTTTGAACCCTCAGCCACTGGTAGTTTTCTGAAGCCGTGCTGAATACAGGGAAGTGACTACTCAGCGGTATCGGTCAGCAGTTCATAGGGTGGGGAAAGTACCAATATATTGGGCCAGTGAATTTCTCTGTAATGGCAAGGAATCGAAGTGCTCTATTCTGTGATTACAATTTCCTCGACCTGAAAAGAGAGAAGCAGGAAGAGATGAAGAACGAGATCTCATCACTCACCTCGGAAGAGTTAGATGAGAACAGTACGGACTCACTAGCGATAATTTTCTCTTCAAAATATACTCCTTCTCAGATCGAACTTCACGATGTTATCAAAAAGGACGGAGGACAGGTTGAGAAAGAAGTTCAAAACAGAGCTGGGATTCCAACCCCCGGTCGAGGCACACCGACTAGGAAATACGAGAGGCTGAAGGTTAAGTTCCAGTTTGACGGGGATAAGAAACTATTCCGTTACAAGCCTAGCAGCTACAATTTCAGCCCTCCATTGTACGACAAGCTCAGAAAGAGTGAGGTTGTAAGATACTTTGATTTCCGGACGCAGAACCGGGATGCGGAAGAGGTGAAAGAGGAGCTTCACTCTGATATCGAGGATTGGAAGGATGATGTCCGGTTGTGGGTTGAGAACCTGAATTCCGACATCAGGCAGATGCGGGAGAAATTTGAAAACAAAGCTCGTTCGGCGATTGAAAGGCGTCGAGGCGAGGTTGAAACCAAGACAAAGGTTATGGAGGATCTCGGTGTCGATACAGGTGGTTCTGGAAGTCAGGGGTTCGTAGTCCCTGAGAAGAAGCGGAGTATTGAGCTTCCGAAGCTTGAGGACAGCAGTTCTCCGGATATTGTTCCAGACAATCATTATTTGGAGATTCTCGGGATTATTGATGATCTGGGAGTGAATATCGAACGATCTGCTGAAAGGGTTCGAGATCTGGATGAGGAGTCCCTGCGTGATATTTTTCTCGCAGGGATCAACTCTCACTACGCCGGGATTGCACAGGGCGAGTCTTTCAACCGAAGTGGAAAGACTGATATTCTGCTTCCGTACGAAAACCGGAATTTGTTCGTTGCAGAGTGCAAGTTCTGGTCTGGACAGGCTCAGTTCGTAGACGCTATGGACCAGCTCTTGGGGAATCTAACGGTCCGGGATTCGCATGCGTGTTTGATGATGTTCTCTAGGAGAGCGAGGTTCGACGAGATACGTAGGAAGGCGGAGAAGGCGACGAAGAGTCACAAGCAATTTGAGACAGAGTTACCGGATTACGATGATCACGACGTGTACCGATTCAACATCGACTCAGGTACACCAGTCAGGGTCGCTGTCAAAGTATTCAACCTGAAATAATCGAGTGGGGCGACATCCTAGTTCAAGCTACTTCGTGGCAGCTGCTGTTTTTCAGGGGCCGGAATGGGTGAGCCCCGCCGTAGGCTCGTGATTCGATGACCTCAGACGAAGACCCGTTTCACGACTGCGAGTTGGATCCCGAGGCGATCCTCGGGACACACACCTTCGAAGGCGTCCTGTTCACCGACGAGACGGAAACCCCGGTGAACGTGCTCACCGGCGAGACACCGGCACATTCGCAAGCAACCGTCGAGGAAGCGAAAGAGTTCGCTGCGAGTATCGACACGGAAACGCCCCAGATCGCGCTCCCCGCATCCGTCGAGTCGCAGATCGAAACACAGAGCAATCCCTACACGGCGGCCGCATTCTTCCACTTCAAGGCGACAGGCTCGCTCGAACGCCACCGTGCTTACCACGCCGCCTACGAGTCGGACGCGTTCGCGGTCGACTTCGAGGCCGACTACGAATCGGGCGACCTGACCATCACTGTCGAACGAACGGACGAGGCCTGAGAATCCGCTGTCACGAGCAGGTTTTTCGAGCGCCGGCGATAGGTGCCGGCGCGGCTGGAGCGAGCAACGACCCCCGGTGCGTCGGCGTTTCGAGGTGTTCGAGATGCATATGGTGATATACGCACTCGTAGAGGCATCGATGCACGACGACGCGCTGTCCACCGGAAAGTCGGTGTTCGACCGCCTGGTCGGCGCGGACCCACACGCCGGCGCCGTCTTCGATTACTATGTGACCTTCGACGAGGAGGACACGTCCGTTGCGGGGAAGGCACGATGGGGGGAGTTGCCGACGGCAGCCCCCGTCGACTCCGATGACGGCCAGGACCTGCTCGAGCGCGGCTGGGAGGCGACGAAGGAGGAATTCGAGCGTAATCTCGACCGGGTGAAGGAGGCCATCGACGAGCTCTCCGACGAGGAGATCATGCGCGACGAGGACCTCGCCCGACACGCCTTCCACCAGGTCGGTGCGTACGACGGCCCGACGATCTTCCTGTACACCGAGCACGGAACCGGCATTCGCCACCGTGGACAGCTGGATCGACTCCTCGAGGAGAGTGAAGAGCTCTGGATCGTGCCCGCTGACGTCCACTTCTGAATAATGCCTCCCATCACCAACTGGCGACGCGAGAGCCGCTCGCCGACGCTTGCGTATCGGAACATCGAGACCGGTGCGCGAGCCGTCCTGTATCGTGCGCCGGACTCCTACCGGTACAAGTGGCGCGGGGTGATTCTCGTCGACGGCTACCCGGTCTGGTCGCGGGGATACGAGACGGAGGATGCGACATCGTTCCGTGACGAGCTCCGGGAGCGGCCCGCTCCAGTCCTCATTTGTCCGGAGTGTCCGAACGACGACGTCCTCATCGGCGAGAAGGCAGTAGACGGGGCGAAAGTCCAGCGGTGGTACGACTGCTCTGACTGTGGGTACGAAGCCCCCTCACGCATCGTCTACGGCCCTGAACGCTGAGAACGTACACACGCAGGGTATTTTTCAGCCGGGGCGGAGAGAGTGACCCGGTCGAACCGGGTCGGTCCAACAATGAGTCTCGAAGTACTCGACCGACACAGTGAGGCACTGTTCGAGTTCCTCTGGTGTCCCGTCTGCGGGCAGGAGGTCTTCACCCACATCCCCTTTGAGGGGGTGTTCTGCAAGAACTGTAACACGCAGGTCGTCCTCCGGGAGTCCCGAGAAACCCGTGGCTACGAGGAGGCTGTGCTCGCGTGCTTCGACACCGACTCGACGTGGAATCTTCATGTCGACGAGAAGCTCCGTCGCGACCTGCCTGACGGCTCGGCACGGGCAAAAATCCTCGGTGCACCGGGAGCCTACAAAGTCGACTGGTGGAGTCCAGCACCTGGGGAGGATTGGGAGCCGGTCGAGCGTGGTGAATTCGACGACATGGAGGAACCGGACGAAGTTTCACATCTCGCGTAGTGGATTGCAATCCCGCTACGACTGTGTGGTGTTGTTTCAGCGCCGGCGAGTACCGATGTCGACACGGAGCCAACTCCGATTCGTCCAACGAGTCGAACAGACCGGTGAGACAGATGGCAGCGCCGACCGCGTCGCGCAGGTGTACCGGCATTCGGACGGCTACCCGGGGAGCGTCCTCCGGGATCTCGCACAGCTGAAAGAGCTTCTCGATGCGACTCGTGCAGAGCGGGGACCGGGCTACACGGCGGCGACGTTCGTGTTCCTCGACAAGCTCTCGACGGTCGAGCTCTATCTGGATGGCGACCCAGAGCGAACGATCGACGCGGCTCAGCCAGCGGATCTCCTCGAGCCGTCCAATATGGAGCACCTGGACCAGCCGCTGTTCCTGCTGGGCCACGGCGTCGAGAATCCGGCCGACGGCATCCACGGCGACGAGGAGTACCTCTACGTCGTCGAACTCCCGACGGAGAACCCGTTCGACGAGCCGACCGAGTGGACAGTCAAAGTGAGCGGTCACTCCGCGTTCCCCCGCTGGGACGGCCCGACTGACGAGGCCTTCGAGCAGGCGAGCTGGCAGTTCCACGGGTCACTCGAGGACGCGCTCGCAGAACTGGTCCGGGACGAAGCAGTCGTCAAGTAAAATCCCAAATCGTATTTATATAGTTAGGGTTTAGAAAGACCCGGATGATTTCGAAGGCCGGACTCGCTGTGCTTGACGCGCTGAGTACCGGCCGTGACGCAACACCTGAGGAACTCGCGGCCGAAACCGGATATTCACGAGAACATCTGTACGACGTACTCGACGAATTGCTCGCAGCGGGATTGCTCACAGAAACCCGTGGGTCCAGCAATCAGCGTCGTGTCCGCATCGCGGAACATCCAGTTACCGAAGCGTATCGAACGCTGCAGTCGGAGTTCAGCCACGTGGAATGGACGGAACTGCTCTCCCCAGCCACACTCCGCGTGTGTTGGTATCTCGATAGACCACGTTACATCGCTGATATCGCAGACCGGCTCGGAATCACTCGCCAAGGTGTCCACAGCGCGTTATCGCCGCTCAAGCACCGAGCACTACTCTCCAGAGCCGATTCGAAGTACGCCCTTCATGACGAAGTCTCGCCGCTGTTGGCGTTCGCCCGGGCTACTGTAGAGCACGAACATCGAGCCCGAGTCCGGGAAATCGCCCCCAGCGCCACGATCGCGTGGTGCGATCCGAACCGATCCCTCGTCCGCGTACAGACCGCTGAGGATACGGACGCACTCCAAGCAGCTCCGGACTGGGAGATGACCGGACTGGGCCGGTTTGCAGCGTATGGTCTACAGTTTTTCCTCGCCGGCGAGCCTCCGTTCTGGTATGCTCCGGACGAGGAGCTAACGGCTGCTGAAGTCGTATGCCATACGCTCCTTCTGGATAGCGGATCTCGGCGGGTCAGCTATTCGATGCTGCTGATCGAGGCGGAGGACATCGATCAGGAGACACTCGTCGAGACCGCACAGTGGTACGACTTAGAACCCACTGCGAAAGCGTTGTATCGGCCACTTCGGGACAACTTCGACAGGACAGATGATCTGCCAGTCATCCTCCCAAAGAAGGACGAATATATCGCGCTCAAAGAGCAATACGGCGTCTCGTAACCCTAACCCCGCAGCCTGGCGGAAAATTACGACGGGTTAGATGATGCCGCCGATCACGAGTAGTCCGACGACGAGCAGCAGCGTCGCAACCACGCTCCCGCCAGCAAGCAGCTTGTTCTCCATCGCCTTCTCGTGGAGGGGCATCTCGGCGTACTCCTTGCGGAACGCGCCGAGGTTCTCCTCGTCGTAGAAGTACTTCCTCTTCAGCGCGAACCGTTCGGTCACCGCACAGCCGGTACAGACCGGCTCCCCTTCGAGCCGTTCGGTCTTGATGTGGGTGTCGCAGGCGATCGCCCCGCAGTTCGGACAGTAGGTGTACGTCTCGTCGACGCCGCTCGTTTCGCAGTGGACGCAGCGATGAATCCCGTCCTCCAGAGTGACCCGTGAGGGGCCAGCAGCATAGTATTCGTACGGATACGAGTACTCCAGTATCTCTGTCGTCTGCCGAACCTCAGGGAGGTACACCGGCTCAATCGATTGCACTGAGATGTCCGAGCGGTTCGGCTCACAGGTCTTGTTGTACGTGACGTTGTTGTCGCCGGTGTAGGTCACCGTCGTCGTGTGGTAGTCCTGGAGCCGCTCGACGGCCCATTCCTTGTACTCCGTCTGGGTCTGGCCGAAGCGGCGCTCCTCGACGTCGTCGAAGACCTCCCCGAACTGGTCGACATCGAGGTCAACCGTCGCGTGGAGGTTCTCGGTGACCAGCGTCGCGACTTCGTCGTCGGCCACCTTCGGATGGCCGCGCTCAGCGTGGACAACGAACTGTGTGCGGTCGTTGATCCGGTGGATGACACCGACTGAGGTCTCGAAGACAGCGTTCGTGTCGGCGGTGATCGCAACCACCGGTCGGAACGTCACTTGCGAGTGCGGCACCGGCAGATCCGCGGCCTCAATATTCTCGATGTCGCGGAACGCCTCCTGGACAGGTGCGTCGACATCCGCCGCCGGATCGTACGGTCGGAGCGTCTCGTCACAGAGGATTTCGATGCGCCCGTTGTAGAGATCGAGACCGATTTCGTCGGCGATCTCCCGAAGGTCCTCGCCGTCGATCAGCTCGATGGGATAGGGATCGTCGTTCCGCTGGAGCCGGTCAGCGTACTCCTCGGCAGGGTTCGTAAATCGACCAGTGGTGGCGACCATCCCGCGCTTTGGACCGTCGAAGTCGAACGTCGCGATGGCCGAGTGCAGCTTCTGGACGACCGGTCGGCCGACCGTTCCAGTGTGCTTGCACTCGACGATTATCGCCCTTCGCGTGCCGTCGACGACCTCCTCCATAATGATGTCCCGCCCCTCGTCGGCCGTCCGCTCTGCCTGGCGGACGTTTTCGTAGCCGAGGTTGCGGAAGACGTCCTCCATCAAGTCCTCGAACTCGAATCCAGAGAGGTCGTCCAGTACAGCCATCCGAATGTAATTGGACAGTATCTTGCTATAACTAAATACGTTGCCGACGGTGGCGACGAAGTCGCAACGATGTGAGCACTGGTGTTGTTGTTCGTCCCGCAAGGGGTGCGGGACGAAACATCCGTCCCGGGTTACCAATGAATTCTGAGAGCAACAGCGAGATCGCTCCCGACAACTGGTGGTTGCAACGCCGAACAGATGACGACCATTTCGTGTTCGCCTACGAGTTCTCGAAATCCGTGCTTTGCCACGTCCAGCACCCCTCGGACTGGCTGGTCCGGATCGATCGAGCCGATGGGACGATCCTCTTCAGTCAGCACGACCTTCGGTCGCGAGCAGCGGCGTTCGACCTCGCCAAGAGCGTCATGGAGCTCTGTACGATGCTCCATCGGGAGGTCGTCACGGAGCGAAGTCAAGCGCAAAAGCCGATGTACGTCGGTCCCCGACCAACCGGGGCCGCGAGTGCGAGCACTCGGCAAACCGGACGCAGTCCAGACACCGCCCGTCGACCATCGAATTCCCGGCCCCGCCAGCCCCCGACGCGACCACGAGGCCTGGGACACCGGCAGGGTGAGAGGAGTTCGTGCAGTACCTGCGTGAAGAACTCGAGGGCGACGAGTGGCGACTCCCGACCAGCGACATTTCGGCCGATATCTGGTCGCGGGACATCGACATCGCTGATGAAACGCCCTCACCCGAGGACGTCGACATCACAACGGTCGATTTCGACGAGATGACGTTCGCGGTCGAGCGAGCGCTCTGTGAGAAATACGACATCAGCATCCACCAGAGCGCCGACGATCGCCGCGAGGAACTGGAGGCCGCTCGCGAGACAGCCCAATCTGGGGCAGATGACTCCGAAGAGTCGCTCAACCAGACTGGTGGTTTCGAGTTCCCCGCAGCGTCTCAGTAGGACCAAACGATTCCCAAACGTTACCGATACGGTGGCTCCACGGTAGCCACGGCCCGAACCTCGGACTCCTCATAGACGGGTTCGTGGATCGTTTCGTTCCCCGTCAGGGACTCTGACTTCATTCGGGCACCACGGACATACTCCCACAGAATCTCCCCGGTCGTACGTTCATAGCGAAGCCACTGTCGTTCGTCGTCACCCATC
The DNA window shown above is from Halostella salina and carries:
- a CDS encoding restriction endonuclease encodes the protein MAVLDDLSGFEFEDLMEDVFRNLGYENVRQAERTADEGRDIIMEEVVDGTRRAIIVECKHTGTVGRPVVQKLHSAIATFDFDGPKRGMVATTGRFTNPAEEYADRLQRNDDPYPIELIDGEDLREIADEIGLDLYNGRIEILCDETLRPYDPAADVDAPVQEAFRDIENIEAADLPVPHSQVTFRPVVAITADTNAVFETSVGVIHRINDRTQFVVHAERGHPKVADDEVATLVTENLHATVDLDVDQFGEVFDDVEERRFGQTQTEYKEWAVERLQDYHTTTVTYTGDNNVTYNKTCEPNRSDISVQSIEPVYLPEVRQTTEILEYSYPYEYYAAGPSRVTLEDGIHRCVHCETSGVDETYTYCPNCGAIACDTHIKTERLEGEPVCTGCAVTERFALKRKYFYDEENLGAFRKEYAEMPLHEKAMENKLLAGGSVVATLLLVVGLLVIGGII
- a CDS encoding DUF6735 family protein, with the protein product MGHRALVAYERTDGQYTLHYSHWGAANLKLKHRISAESPFGGDDTDSKWAKQLLAELADGLEADAVDGYLADEDRPSTVVEPKPRATGLTLDEIVADHLDYLHHEAFFVVSTTFEVTAYRTLWFGLQYDSETVEQGETVGNGALATVRWYDGEPVGDGHLQGQFAALKDVVGDMFDKGVFTPSTARQYLKRKLAERVGDRQELLIPTGESPFEKASLNHS
- a CDS encoding type II toxin-antitoxin system death-on-curing family toxin, which codes for MDEEPESISYLSADDIRDIHELIVESDADTAAGISSPGDIEYTVEHIQEGHFGQVPESLHEKAYHLLRLIAANHPFVDGNKRTALMSTRIFYALNGRRFDYNREIKEILKALATDEGSVDEDDVIEYLRAHTEPLAQEYEATINLWLARIEGTEQLPTEHDTVDQESNEPNDYDDDAHSEG
- a CDS encoding DUF7568 family protein — encoded protein: MPPITNWRRESRSPTLAYRNIETGARAVLYRAPDSYRYKWRGVILVDGYPVWSRGYETEDATSFRDELRERPAPVLICPECPNDDVLIGEKAVDGAKVQRWYDCSDCGYEAPSRIVYGPER
- a CDS encoding transcription initiation factor IIB, whose protein sequence is MAIRDIYETGFDEDIQTDSSTNQCPECDGWVTTNAVETVCEDCGLVIDEQRIDHGPEWRAYDDEERERTGAPLTAARHDRGLSTEIGRGTDANGNEISGQKRRRLARMRREQTRGRWRSKAERNLAHGLGEVRRLTSALELSDSVRDQACQLFRSAQNEDLLRGRSIEAIAAASVYGACRCNGRSRLVDDVSEMARVAESRVTNAYKTLNEELGLPAEPVSPSMFVPRLASDLECPDRIRQRARTLAEQAEERGVTTGVHPAGFAAACLYKAGREEGRWLMQSEVAGAANISTTTIRNHRDTLQQLDDEHSVGTKGDTERRGASAKSRG
- a CDS encoding DUF7567 family protein, with protein sequence MSLEVLDRHSEALFEFLWCPVCGQEVFTHIPFEGVFCKNCNTQVVLRESRETRGYEEAVLACFDTDSTWNLHVDEKLRRDLPDGSARAKILGAPGAYKVDWWSPAPGEDWEPVERGEFDDMEEPDEVSHLA
- a CDS encoding phenylalanine--tRNA ligase subunit alpha; the encoded protein is MISKAGLAVLDALSTGRDATPEELAAETGYSREHLYDVLDELLAAGLLTETRGSSNQRRVRIAEHPVTEAYRTLQSEFSHVEWTELLSPATLRVCWYLDRPRYIADIADRLGITRQGVHSALSPLKHRALLSRADSKYALHDEVSPLLAFARATVEHEHRARVREIAPSATIAWCDPNRSLVRVQTAEDTDALQAAPDWEMTGLGRFAAYGLQFFLAGEPPFWYAPDEELTAAEVVCHTLLLDSGSRRVSYSMLLIEAEDIDQETLVETAQWYDLEPTAKALYRPLRDNFDRTDDLPVILPKKDEYIALKEQYGVS
- a CDS encoding SWIM zinc finger family protein, yielding MDVTEDTVRDVCTDAVFERGERYLAESRIHEIHRVDSTVTAVLSGSRQYDVRVDLATDGFAPWCDCPYDGPGACKHVVAVLLRCVDDPPPDEGDQLDAALNGADADELRAFLRDVLATDADLRARFLARVGEPTSQSADELRASIDRRFEETNPKYHVVFDPIDFTQWFDLANKYREQGRHASAATVYRALVESLDDNMERVDGAYDHFSRAFSRALDGYVDCAATAVRDADAVTDAVAFLEERATSGTPFLAEHFEKAAVDLRERADESSCDSCVAFDDAHKFEDHEN
- a CDS encoding biosurfactant protein 1 — encoded protein: MHNRYSDFEELRPTGEASHIPDTRLDDGCESDPRRQRIAPSSGGYPDATTAAGGECKSCGASVPDGQTKCRFCLTNHLGSGATRTNETASTTCLGIVHLVVESTTFYGAVAKGGAAANLLSANEAEPVVDDYTLIYDLDEAPARQLAEQWPSLPDAVQVSSEEGERLLSVARDRTGWHGQEASERQEQAPTRLYDQRGDGIRDASRLDAVLADADDAVRLVPAIALTESAGEAGADRQESSIPTTQELDCQTCGRATDHQFKTHESVPDEAWTGQPIWECRVCGSARYGPSLE